GGTCCTTTTCTCAATTTGAACGAAGATGATATTGAAGTTGACTTGGCCAATGAACTTTATTTAATTTTTGATGGGATTGGAGGCGTTGGGATAGGAGACATATCTGTCCAAGAAGTAAAAAAATATATCTCTACTTTTTTCACAAGAGTTTCTGGTGATCCTGATAGTACTCTTCCTTTTTTTTACAATGAAAAGTTTACGATTGAGGGAAATGCCTTACTAAATGCACTTCACTGTGCTCATATAAAACTTAAAGAATCAAATATTCAAAAAACATATTCGCAAAGAGGAGCTGTGTCTTTGGGAGCGGTGGCCTTATCTGAAAATGTGATTAATGTGGCCTCTGTTGGTAATTGCTGCGTTAAGTTGTACAAAAAAGGTAAAGTAGAAACTCTAATTAGGCCAGATACTTTGAATGATATTTCAAAAGATGATCATCACCACGGAAATTTATCTTGTCCTATGAATGCGTTAGGCCTATTTGATAAACTTCATTTTGAGATGAAAGAAATTAAGGCCGACAAAGGTGATCAGTTGATATTAATGACAGATGGTGTATATAACTATATCGAAAATCAAGAGTTGGTCTTTATTTTGCAAAAAGATGGCCTAAATTTGAAAGAGAAAATAAATGAACTGATGTCTCTGGCCAATTCTCGTGGAAATTTAGACAATCAGTCGTGTATCATTCTTAAATTCTAAACTCACGTTTTTTCATCAATTATTCTTTCCCTTGCTAGGTAATTGACTTTAGGCCAAAATAAAGTACAAGGAGTTTTATGAGTACCAAAGTTCTTGTTGCAGATGATAGTTTAACTATACAAAAAGTCATAAGTATTACACTTTCCACTTTGGATTACGATGTATTAGAGTGCTATGACGATAAGGCATTATTTGATGTTCTTAAAAAAGAAAAATTTGATATAATTCTCCTTGATTTTAATCTATCAGATGAAAGGTCTGTGTATGAAATTTGTGCAGAGATTCGGAAACAGGATAATTCAGTAAAAATAATGGCCATGTTAGGTACTTTTGATTCTGTTGATAGTGATCAGGCCAGTAAGGTTTTTCTTAATGACTATATTGTTAAACCATTTGAGAGTGCAAAGTTCATAAATAAACTTCGTACTTTAACAAGTACTGATGGCCCCATTGAGCAGAATGATGATGTAGAAGAAGATTTAATTTGGGAAGAAAGCTCTCACAATTTTGAACAAAATAAGTTTGATAGTCATTTTTCTGAAGATGAAGACGAAGGTCTTGGAGAATGGCAAGTAGAGACTCCAGGGTTTGGTAAAGAAGGCCTTCATGAAAAAACAGAATCATCGATTAATGATTTAACAGCAATGGGAGTAAACCTTCTAAAACAAGAATTATCTGGCTGGGGAGTTGAAGTACCAGGGGTTATCGGTAAAAATCAAACTGAAGGGATGATTCCGCCCATAATAGATGGGATTGATCCCTTGGAGGCCGATCCTAAAGAAGAAGGCACTGGAATTACAAAATTTGTTCCGCGCACTTCGGTTGAAGATTATGAAGAAAGTGCAATAGAGTTGAAAGATAATGTTTCTCTTGAAGATGAGCTTGGTGAAGTTACAGGCAATATAGATATTTCAGAGATGGATTTAGAAAGTGAACCACAAATGGTTCCTGAAGATGATGATCTGGCCTATCCTGAGCAAAGCGATATTGAAGAAGAAATCGAATTTCAAAATGATGCGGATGATGATTTAGAAGATAGATTAACAGATGATTTAACTACAAAACTCATATCTCTAGATGATTTAAATATTGAAGAGGAAGATAAACTTGTTGAAGACCAGCTTGAAGTCACTGAAGATGAAATAAATTTATCAAGTCTTACTAGTGAATCTAGAAGTGATTTGGTTAGGGATATTGAAGATGAAATTGGCCCAGATGAGTTCTGGGCAACGGATGTGATTACTCCATTAGAAATAGAAGAAAATGATCAAATTTTGGAAGAAATGGAAGAAGAAGAGTTTCAAATTCCTAAGAAACACTTAGAAGAGAGTCTTTCCACTAATTTTTCTAAATCCATAGAAGAAGCACAGAAAGCTCTTGCTGAAATTGAGTCTTCACCGGCACAAAAAATAAGTGATTATGTAAATCCTAGTAGTGAAAGAACAAATGATGATGTCAATTTTAATATCGATAAGGAGTCTTTCAAGAAAAGCTTAAGTTCTCAACAAGGTAATGACTCTATAAATGTTCCGGTTATTGATGAAGAAAAAATAATTTCAAGCTTGAAAGGGTCGCTCAAAGCGATGATCGAAGAAACTGTAAAACAATATTGTTCGGAGAGTATTGAAAAAGTTGCTTGGGAAGTTATTCCAGATCTTGCTGAGAATATTATTAAAAAAGAACTCGATGAAATTGCTCAAAGTGTAAAGTCCTCAGCAGATTCTTAATGTAGCAGAATATATCTTTTTTTGTTCTCCTGATTTATCTTCTAGAACAAGGGCCGCACCACTTTCATCAATGCCTATGAAGGTGCCTTTGAAAGTTTTATTATCTTCGATAATCTCAACTTTTTTATTCATATGAAAGCAATTATGACTAAATAGGGGATAAATTTCATCTGGTGTAAATCTATTGGCAATAAAATATAGATACAGAAGCGCGGTTAAATTTTTTGTATCAATAGGTTCAATTTTTGTTTCAAACAGATTTCCATATTCAAAATCTTTTTTTTCTTTTGGACAAAAGAAGTTCAAACCTATTCCAATAATACATATTCCGTCTACAAAGTGGGAGATAATACCTCCAATTTTTTCACCTTTCTTATTTAGTAAATCGTTTGGCCATTTGAAATAAATTTCTATGTCATATTCTGCCTTGATAAAATCTTTGAGAATAATAGCGCACTCTATTGGTGTGAGTTCAATTTTCTCATTGGGTTGAAGAGTAAAAGAGAAGGCCAGAGAGTTTTTCAAATGTTGCCATGAGTTATTTGATCTTCCAATTCCACTCGTTTGCCTTTCCGTACTGACGAGTGTCATAAGGGAGGGCAATTTTTTAGAGTCTACAAGGTTTTTGAGATAGATCTGAGTTGATTCTACTTCGTTTAAATGTATGTGTTCAAGTTTCATGTTGATTCACCTTGAATAATTTTTTATATTGCACTCAATCAGTTAAATCTAAATCATATGGAGTACAGATGTCTCTTATCAAAAGATCAGTTCCTCGTGAAATAAAATTTACTATAGGGATAAATCCTTATGCTGCAGGAAGTGTGATGGCCGAGTTTGGAAATACAAAAGTTCATATAACGGCCACTGTGGAAGAAGAAGTTCCAAGATTTTTAAAGGGAACAGGTAAAGGATGGGTCACAGCAGAATACAATATGTTGCCAACTTCAACACATGAGAGAATTGGAAGAGAGAGATCAAAAGTTAGTGGACGTACACAGGAAATTCAAAGACTTATAGGTAGGAGTTTGCGTGCAATTGTTAATTTTGAAAAGCTAGGGGAAAGGCAAATTATTATTGATTGTGATGTGATGGTCGCTGATGGTGGAACGAGAACAACATCAATTTCTGGGGCATATATTGCTCTGGCCATTGCAATAAAAGGATTGATGAATCAAGGAAAATTGAAAGAATCACCACTTCTTGAGCCAATTGGTGCGTTGAGTGTGGGGATTGATAAGGAAGGAAAAATAATTGCTGATCTCAATTATGAAGAAGATTCAAGTTGTGAGGCCGATGTAAATATTGTGATGACAAAAAGTGGCAAGTTTGTTGAAGTCCAAGGTACTGCTGAGGGTTTGCCTTTTTCAAGAGATCAACTCAATGCGCTTATCGATTGTTCACAGTTAGCACTTCAAGAGGTTTTCAAAAAGCAAGATGAGATTTTGCGATGAAGTTTTTTTTGGCAAGTTCAAATTCTCATAAGGCGAAAGAATTTGATGATTTGTATAGTGATTCTGTTGTAGAAATAGAAAGTATAAGTGAAAAGATACATGTTGAAGAAACTGGAACGACATTTAATCAAAATGCACTTCTTAAGGCCCAAGCTTATTATGATAAATTTAAAAGGCCTATTATGTCAGATGATTCTGGACTTGTTGTTGATGCCTTACCGAATGAATTAGGAATTTATTCAGCTCGATTTGGTGGAGAAGGTTATGATGACGAAGGGAGGGCAAGGTTACTTTTAAAAAAAATGGAGGGAGTGCCAGACAGCAAAAGAAGTGCTTATTTTTTATGTGTTCTTTGCTTCTATATCAATCCACAGGAGATTTTTTTCTTTGAAGGAAGAGTAAATGGTAAAATTGCTCTTGATTATATTGGAGAAGAAGGATTTGGATATGATCCTGTTTTTATTCCAGATTTAGGACCTGAGGATAAAACGCTTGCTCAACTTCCAAATTGGAAGCTGATACACTCGCACAGGGCAGTTGCCGTGTCTAAGTCAATACAATTTTTTCAGTCGATTAGTTAATTGATATGCTTCCCATGTCTAATTGACGGCCAATCCTTGTAAAGGGCCTGTGTTGAATTAAATTGGCCAAATGAAATACTGCATTACTTTTCAATGAAGATCACAAATGCTAGAACAGAGGCCTTTAATAATCGCTGTAAGCTCGTCCAGAGGCGGGCGTACGGATTTAAGTCGTTTGGTAACTATCGATTAAAGGTTCTAAATGCTTGTTCTTAAAGGCTGAGTGCGGCGTGCTCCACCATGAAGGGATGGGAGTCGAGTCGAATCATCAAAGAGTGGGATTTTAGATGGTCGGAGCGATAGGATTTGAACCTACGACCCCTTGCTCCCAAAGCAAGTGCGCTACCAAACTGCGCTACGCTCCGATAATGTACCTTGAAATCAGATCTCCATGTATATGGGATGAAACCTTAATTGGCAAGTAAAGAATGGCGTAATTTGCTATCCTTCTCTCTTTTATCTAAGGAGTGACAATTATAGGTTTCGTTAAATTTTAGGTAATAAGCGAAGGTGCAACGTATATTTGGCGACTATAATTTGTGTCTAAAATACCCTAAGTTATTGAGACTAAAAGGTTCGAGTAATAATACTTGCTTTTATTTCAAAAAATACTCCAAATCCTGATTAAATAGTCTCAGGCAGAGGATTAAAAGATTTGTCCTGGGTCTTCTATTTGGACGTCCGCACTCTTTGTACGTATTGAAAAGGGATTTGAAAAACTAAAACTATACAAAGGGTATTAAAATGATGTCTGGCCTAGATGTAAAAAAATATTCAATCTTTTTTATTCTTGCTTTTTTTGGTTTGCTAAATTCATGTCAGGTTCAAAATGAAATAAATAGCTCAAAAAAGAAAAAGAATAATGTTTTTTTAACATCAGATGATAATACAGGGAAAAGTCAAGAAGCTGTTCCTGAAGCTCAAAGCATCGATCTTTGGTTAGAGGGCTGTCACCTTCAAATCATTAATATTGATTATGTTCAAGAGTTCAAAAGCGAAATAACTGAAGGCAACTATCCAAGTCCAATAGAACTGTGTGAAGACAGCGAATATAAAACTATGGCACTAGAAGTATATGATGAATTGATTGAAGTATTCTTAGTTGATACTAGTTTACTTTCTATTCAAGATAATGAGCTTATTGAAGATTTAATACAGGAAGCTTTACGAGAAACAGTTTGTACTTATAGACCAAATATTTGTGCTAACTAGGATGTCATGATGAAAACAAATAAGTATTTAAAAGCATTTTCCAAAATTTTTATTTCAATAATACTTATATCTTGTCAGATGCAGGTTGAAAGTAAAAAAAATACGGAATTAACTTTACCAATAAGCAATAAGGAAACTCCTAATCCTGAAGTTGAAAGAAAACTCACAGCAGTTGAGCTTGGACAGCAAGCACTTGAAGTTTGGTATGATGAATGTTTGGGTGAACTTGAACTATCTGTGGGAGACAATTTAATCCAATACTGTGAAGATAATGATTTTACGACTAAAGCTCTCTTATATTACGATGACCTTATTCATTCAGCACAAGACGCTAGTTATTTTGAAGGTCTATCTGATACAGAAATTTCAGTTGCTTTAAGAAGAATAAATGAAAGAGCTGTGGAGGATTCATATTGTTATTACAGAGGAGAGAGATGTATAAATGGTTACCCTGATGGCCCATTTGATCCTATCGAAGCGTTTAAGGATTTTGATCCAAATGATGATGGTGATAATGATGAAGTTGATCCAGATACTGGATATGATGATGAGCAAGATATTACAATAATAATTAATATAATCTTTAACTTCGATTTTGATTCATCCTATGGATCTTGTATTTATACTGATTATTTTGGAGAGACACAAATTATACCTAATGGTGGAACAACTTTGAGAATGGATGGGACAGAGTTGAATTGCATTAACGGTTATTTGATTAGCGATTTTTAGTATTCTTTTTCTCTATATATAAGAATTTATACAACAGGAATGAAAAGTGATGAATTGTATTGACTGCTATCAGATCTGACACTCGGGCATTTTTGATCATTTTACTTTTAACTGTAAGATTTTATCAAAGTGTTCGTTCTTACTTATTTCCTTCTATATTATAACTGCTTTTTCATCAAGCCCCCTTTGCAAATATGATGATAAATTTTTATCATTCCATTTTTTTATCCCCTCATTAAATGTTTCCATTGGAGTTCTTCCATTGCACATCTTACCCTGATGAGTTCTACTATTATTAAATTTATAAATAAATTCATCTAAGTCTGCTTGAAGCTGTTCAAGGGAATTATAAATTTTCTTCCTGAAGGCCACTTGGTAAAACTCATCTAATATCGTCCTATGAAAACGTTCACATATTCCATTAGTTTGTGGGTGTCTTGCTTTGGTTTTTGTGTGATCAATATCTTTTATGGCCAGATAGAGTTGATACTCATGCTCTTCTGCGCGTCCACAAAACTCTGTTCCTCGGTCAGTTAACATTCTTAGTATTGGGACATTTTTTTCATCAAAAAATGGAATTACTTTATCATTTAAAATATCTGCAGCACAAATTGCTGTCTTCATCTGATAAAGTTTTGCAAAAGAGACTTTCGAATATGTATCCACAACCGTTTGTTGATATATTCTTCCAACTCCTTTAATGGTTCCGACATAAAAAGTATCTTGAGAAACTAAATATCCAGGGTGATGAGTCTCAATTTCCCCATGTGCCTCCTTTTCAGTTTCTTTTTTCTCTAATGCTTTAAGCTGTGCCTCTGTTAAAACTTTTCCCTCCTTAGCGACGATTTTTTCAACGTTTTCAAGACGTTTTTTAAAAGTTTCCAAATTGTTTCTAATCCAAATTCCCCTCACTCCGGCACCTGAGATCGAAAGTACTTCGATTTTAGTTCATTAGATGCTCTCGTCTGTCCATACGCAGGTTCATCAAATGCTATTTGAATAACTGCTTTTTCTATCTCTGGTGCTGTACGATTTTTGAAATTCGGTGAATTTCTTGGTTTATCTAAAAGACCTTCAAGTCCACCCGTGGTTTTGGCCTCTTGGTAACGATAAAAGGTATCACGGGAAACTCCCATGATTTTGCACGCCTTACTGATATTATTTAATTCTGCAGCAAGGTTTAAAAGTCCTAGTTTGTTTTGTACTAATTTTGTTGTAACATTGACTGAAGTCATTGAGATCTCCTTTGTTTAATTTTGTTTCTGATAAAATCAAATTATAAAAGTTGATCTCAATGCTTTCAAATGTAAGGATATTTCCTACTTGATTTGTCGGAATGTCAGATATGATGCTTACTTATACAGATGAATGTCGCTCTTTCTTCCTGGTGTCAATTTTCATCTTCAAAAAAATTATAGTGGAGGCCTCTGAAACGTTGGAGTAAGAATTAAGGTAACTATTTCCATATGAATGTAACCGCTTTTATTAACTGGCCCAATTTAACATCATTTCACTGGATAAAATTCGATCAATGCGCTCCATTTTGCTTTTCATCATTCTGCCCATTTTCACCCTTATAATAGTGTAATATCGAATTAATATTCTTCCTATCAACAGTGAGACTACTTTTATTGCTGGCCTTATCTCCCTCATCTCCTGATGTTTTTTTCACGAGGTTAAAATGTTCTGGGGAAACATCTGTAGATGCGGGATCTTGTGATTTACTAGGATCATAGGCAGAGTCTTTTAATTCGCGCTGAATAGACATGTAATTTCCGGTACTATTTTCTCCTCCTCCTATGGAAAGATAGCCTGAGACGATATTATTATAGTGAGCAAGTGCTTTATAATCATCACCCTTATTTTCAATTTCATTTCTAATGATTTCAAATTGATCATTGTCAATTGAATCTCCTTCATTCAATCCTAAAGTTTTCTTTTTAATTTTATTTTTAATCTCATCAAGAATTGCTTCCTTTTCAGCTTTATAATATGATTCAACTTTTTCCATTAATACCTTTGGATCGTCTCCAAATTTTTTAAAAAGCTTTTTGATTTCATCATCAGATCGTCCATCTTTTTTGAGATATTCTACTACAGCTTCTTTATCATTTTTATCGACCTCTGCTATTTTACGTAGCTGTATCTTTGTTTTTAGCTTGGCCTCTAATTCCATCTCTTTAAGTCTATCAACCATATAATCATTGCCGAGAATTTCTTTACATTCAGGAATTTCTTTTGCGGTTTTCGCATTTTGTTCTGCAGCTGCTTTGCAAGTATCTAATAACTTGATCTGTTTTTCTTTTAACTCATCAAATTTAGCGTTTTTTGCAACTTCATTGCTAGACAGAGAGGAGAGTTCGTCAAGCCCATCCTCATTATTTTCCCTTCCATAGTTATAGGAGTGAATATTGCTGGCCCCAACTCCAACCCCTCCTCTGGCAATATTTAGCATAAAATCAACTTCTCCAGCTACATCTAGATTGGTTCGAATTTCTTTGATTGTATTCACGACAGCACATGCTTTTTGATTTGAAATGTTATCTACTCCAGAATAATTCTCTCTCTTTTGACAAATGAGTACAATATTAATCATACATTCATCCCAAATTGCAGCAGCTGTAGATTTAATATCCCCTGTTGGAGCTTTACAGCGATCAGAGGAAAATTTTGCACTCACGTTTTGTAATGTTTCATCTGAACATTCTGTTTGTAAAAGTGAAATATTAAATTTTTTGTTAGAGTCTCTTTTTTTTGGATCACTTGTATCAGCATATTTAAAATTGTTTTGAGGGTCAGCAAATAGGCAGTATGAGGAAATATTACTCAAAATCGCTTTCGTCATTGTTCCTATGTAGAGTTGATTAAAATTTTTATGGTCGGTAATCTTAACTTGTCCAGCTTTTTTAAGGGCCTCTTGGTCACCATAAAACGCCTTTGCAATTTTATCTGAAAGATACTTATTAAGTTTATCAAAGTCTGGATCAGTAACGATTTCATGTCCAGGAATTGACGTATCATGAAAAGCAATTTGATCTTTTTGTTCACCGGTAGATGATGTGTTTTTCTCTTGAGATTTTTTGTAAGAAAGATATTTTTTAATAATCGCTTCCAACTTGTCTCTTCCATTTAGATCAAGCAGCTGATAGATACAATTTTCTTGTGAATGTTCGACATTCTGCTTAGTACAAACTTCATTCCATTTTTCTTCTGTAGCGCAATCATTTTCAACGAGTTTTTTTATTTCAGGATCTTTAACAAGCATCTGTTCAAGGGTGATTTCTTTAGGAACAGGAGGGCCTTCAAGTTCTGCTGAAGCTAGAGTTGAAATGATCATTAAAATTGAGAAAAAGATTACCCTCATATGCCTATCTTATCGTATTATTGGATTAAATTGTTTAAGTATTAGTCTCTAGTTCTTAATGATGTGTGATTTTAGATAGTTGGCGTAGGAATTGGTTTTCATCACTCTGCCACATTATGAATGCCACAATTAAGTAGTGATTTTGAATACTTACCATATTTACCCTTTAATTTAAGACACTTATCCTTAGCTAAAGAGCAATCCCTTTCAATCCCTAAAATTTCCTTAATAGAATATCTGATGTTTGAAAAGTAATCTTCATCCCTATAAAGGTTACAGTTCACTCCCTCGTCCCATGCAGTATCAATATAGTCACGAATATCAAACTTTTTATTCACTTTCCATTTATAGACAAATTTTAAGTCTGAGAATTTTTCAATTTCACGACCGAAAAACTGCTTTCCAGTGAAGAGGATTGTATCGATAATATGCTTTTCACAACCAATATAAGGTTCAGCGAAAAAATTTGAAAATGAACTTTTTAATGGATCTCTCCCGGTTTTTAAGACATCATTCCAAAATCTCATTCCATTGAAATTTGCAACAAGATCAGCATGTGAATAGACTCCAGTTGTAATGAGTCCAAACTTTCCACTTTCTTTATCGATTCCCCAATTGACAGCACTTCCAAATTCCGGTGTCGACTCATTGTAGAATTCATCACTATCTAAATAGGCTATTTCAAAATAGCTTTTTCCTTCTGCAAAAAAATGACCTAGCTTGTCTAGGCCTATAACCATTCCTCCAATATTAACTACACTACTTAAACCTTTCAGGTTAAGAGACATTCCCTGGAAAAAGTTAACATTACGATACATTGAGTATTCTAGAGGAGTTTCTACTGTATAAGGATAAAGAAGATTTCTAAGTTTTGTATCTAATGAATATCCTTTCAAACCAATCGTTGTTTGAAATATTTTTTTTTCGAGAGCTTCATATAGATTTTCAGGATTGCAAAAATCACTTCTTCCTTCTAAATCTTCTTTATCTTCTTCTATTTCTGAATTTGCGAGCTCTACAGCTTGAGAAATCTTTTGATTGAAGTAATTATTGATGACATCAGTAGCGTCATCTAGTTCCATTACTTCTTCTCTGGTTGTAAAACTGTCTATTTCAGCACATATGCCGTTTAAAGTAATGGAAAGTATGATGATGAGACCCAACTTATTCATGGGAAATATTTCCCACGGCAGTGCAATAGTGGTCAAGGGAATTGTCGCTAAAAGTAAATTTTTCCAACTTATTAATGACTGCAAGACTTAGCTATGTTAACACTTCTCAAGTCAAAATTTGTTGAGTTACTAAAAATAATGAAACAAAAAAATTTTTTGATTCGTATCTTAAATAATTTACGTGAGGTCATGATGTCATCAGTTAATACCAATGAAATTAAAAAAAGTATCATCGGAGAGTATAGGGAACTTACTGTTGCTGCTGTTCTTCTTGGCTTGATACAGGGAATTATCTTAAATATAGCTTTCGTCTATGCTGCTCTAAAGCTTGGATTTTCAATTGGAGGAAGCACTGTTGCAGCAATTATGGGATATGCTCTTCTTAAAGGGATCCTTGGTAAAGGTACAAGTATTGAAAACAATATAAATCAAACCATCGCTTCAGGAATCAATACTGCTGGAACAGGTGTCGTTTTTACTTTGCCTGCCCTTTTTCTTTTAAATAAATCTTATCAAGAGGCCGGACTTGCTAGTCTTTCGTTTTCCCCATGGCCGTTTATTATTGCTGGAATTGCTGGATCATTTTTAGGTGTTGTCTTAATCATTCCTCTTAGAAAACAAATGATTGATCTTGATAGACTTCGATTTCCAAGTGGAGTGGCCGTCACTTCAATCATTAGATCTGGTTCCTCTGGACTTGGAAAAGCTAAATTACTAGGTACCGGATTTTTAATAAGTGCAATCTGGAAAGTTCTATTGGACACAGGTGTATTTCCCGAAGAATTCAATTTTAGCTTTGGACTGCTCCCCGAATACTTATCTCCTTATGTCTACCTGTCCCTTATGAACTTAGCGGCAGGTCTTCTTGCTGGAAAAGGAGGATTGCCGTTTCTTGCAGGTGGAGTCCTTGCTTGGTGGGTGATTTCTCCGATGGCCGTTAATTTTGGTTGGACTGAAGGAGTCGAAAAAAGCGCCGAAGTAGGGATGCTGTATGGAAAAATGATGAAACCACTGGGAATTGGGACATTGATCGGAGGAGCACTTATGGGTGTGATCATGACTTTTCCTGCTATTAAAAGTGCACTACGCTCATTAATGATGGCCACTCAGACAGCTAAAACAGGAGGCAAGATTGTTGGGCATGATGAGATGCCATTTAATGTTCTAATTTATGGATTAGTTTTTTCAGTGATTCTCTTTTTTTGTGCTTCTTATATGATTGATGGTGTGACCTTTTTTCAGGCCCTGTTGGTTTCTATAGTAGGACCTCTTTGGCTGGGACTGGCCTCTCTCATTGTTGCTCAGGCCACAGGAATGACTGATATTTCTCCTATGTCGGGCATGGCCCTCATAACAGTCACAATTATCATGTTTCTACTTAACAAAAACATTGCCGCGGCCATGGTTGTTGCCGTTGCTGTTTGTGTGGCCATTGGACAGGCCGCAGATATGATGCAAGACCTTAAGACTGGATTTATGATTGGAGGTCGTCCCATAAAACAAGGAGCTGCTCAATTTGCCTTGACCTGGATTGGAGTTATTATCTCTGTGGGCACAGTCTATGTTCTTTGGGAGTCTCCCACTAAGTTTGGGCCAGGTACCCCACTTCCAGCTCCTCAGGCAGGAGTTTTAATGGGGATAATAAATGGACTAAAAGACGGCTCCGTACCTATAGATAAATATATATTAGGTGGAACGATAGGAGCAATATTGACATCTGCTCCTATGGCCGGACTTGGAGTTTTAATAGGGCTTGCCATGTATTTACCTTTTTCGATCACACTAGGGTATGGGATTGGTTGTCTAGCTCAAATGTTTCTTGAAAAGACAAAAGGCCCCGCATTTTGTGAACATAAACTCGTTCCCTTTGCTGCAGGACTAATTATTGGTGAGGCCTTAACAGGGGTTATTAGTGCATTTATTCAAATTCTTAAATCTTAAGTAGGTATGAAATATGAAAATGATAGGTGAAATTCTTTTTGGAATTGGATCAATAATAGCAATTTGTGCAGCAGCGAAGTTGCCTAAGCTTGGGGAGACTTACCCTGATACGCTTGGGCCATTTTGGGTTGGAATTGTATTAGCAATCGCTGGCTCAATTGCTTGGCATTTAAGGGTTAAAAAAAGTATTCATGCAGAACTTAATGAACATAAAAAATTAGGAACTTCACCTGCTGACTTTTTACACAGAGCACTTATTCAGGCAAAGGAACTTAAAAAAGAGATACATCATCTTTCTGAAAGTCAAATTTGTAAAAGAACTGATTTGATCTTAGAAAATGACATCGCTCCTTTTGTAGAGTTTAAACAGGCGCTCATCAATATGTATGGTATGTCTCATGGGGTAGATATCCTTGCAAAAATGGCATTTGGAGAGCGGATGCTCAACAGGGTATGGTCAGCAGCATCTGATAAACATAAACCTGAAGCAACGAGTTCGCTCGATGAGGCCATTATGGCCATTGAATCTGCTGTAGAACATATTGATCAGTTGAGTCGTTAGATTTAACGATTATTTTTGCTGTATGACTTTTTCATTTTCGTCGATTTGAAATTGTTTATCAATTCCCTTTTCCTTTGTTGTGAATGATCTGTTACTTCCATTTATTTTAATTTCAGTTTCCGAGGAACTTTGAAAAAGCTGTTCAAGCACTTTTTCTACTATTTTTTGATTTTGGACGGCCTCTTCTGGTACTACAGAACAAGATTTTGAAATTTCACAATAGTTACCCATTGTTTTTTTTATTTGACCATTTATGTAATCTCCAACAAGAGTGTTGTTGAGGTTTTTGTATGCATTATGTTTGAGAGCAAATAGAGATAATTCATCAAATTCAAGTTTATTTTGTAATTGAT
The nucleotide sequence above comes from Halobacteriovoraceae bacterium. Encoded proteins:
- a CDS encoding protein phosphatase 2C domain-containing protein; its protein translation is MNIDSYAAITNQGPFLNLNEDDIEVDLANELYLIFDGIGGVGIGDISVQEVKKYISTFFTRVSGDPDSTLPFFYNEKFTIEGNALLNALHCAHIKLKESNIQKTYSQRGAVSLGAVALSENVINVASVGNCCVKLYKKGKVETLIRPDTLNDISKDDHHHGNLSCPMNALGLFDKLHFEMKEIKADKGDQLILMTDGVYNYIENQELVFILQKDGLNLKEKINELMSLANSRGNLDNQSCIILKF
- a CDS encoding response regulator, yielding MSTKVLVADDSLTIQKVISITLSTLDYDVLECYDDKALFDVLKKEKFDIILLDFNLSDERSVYEICAEIRKQDNSVKIMAMLGTFDSVDSDQASKVFLNDYIVKPFESAKFINKLRTLTSTDGPIEQNDDVEEDLIWEESSHNFEQNKFDSHFSEDEDEGLGEWQVETPGFGKEGLHEKTESSINDLTAMGVNLLKQELSGWGVEVPGVIGKNQTEGMIPPIIDGIDPLEADPKEEGTGITKFVPRTSVEDYEESAIELKDNVSLEDELGEVTGNIDISEMDLESEPQMVPEDDDLAYPEQSDIEEEIEFQNDADDDLEDRLTDDLTTKLISLDDLNIEEEDKLVEDQLEVTEDEINLSSLTSESRSDLVRDIEDEIGPDEFWATDVITPLEIEENDQILEEMEEEEFQIPKKHLEESLSTNFSKSIEEAQKALAEIESSPAQKISDYVNPSSERTNDDVNFNIDKESFKKSLSSQQGNDSINVPVIDEEKIISSLKGSLKAMIEETVKQYCSESIEKVAWEVIPDLAENIIKKELDEIAQSVKSSADS
- a CDS encoding biotin--[acetyl-CoA-carboxylase] ligase, whose amino-acid sequence is MKLEHIHLNEVESTQIYLKNLVDSKKLPSLMTLVSTERQTSGIGRSNNSWQHLKNSLAFSFTLQPNEKIELTPIECAIILKDFIKAEYDIEIYFKWPNDLLNKKGEKIGGIISHFVDGICIIGIGLNFFCPKEKKDFEYGNLFETKIEPIDTKNLTALLYLYFIANRFTPDEIYPLFSHNCFHMNKKVEIIEDNKTFKGTFIGIDESGAALVLEDKSGEQKKIYSATLRIC
- the rph gene encoding ribonuclease PH, which codes for MSLIKRSVPREIKFTIGINPYAAGSVMAEFGNTKVHITATVEEEVPRFLKGTGKGWVTAEYNMLPTSTHERIGRERSKVSGRTQEIQRLIGRSLRAIVNFEKLGERQIIIDCDVMVADGGTRTTSISGAYIALAIAIKGLMNQGKLKESPLLEPIGALSVGIDKEGKIIADLNYEEDSSCEADVNIVMTKSGKFVEVQGTAEGLPFSRDQLNALIDCSQLALQEVFKKQDEILR
- the rdgB gene encoding RdgB/HAM1 family non-canonical purine NTP pyrophosphatase, with product MKFFLASSNSHKAKEFDDLYSDSVVEIESISEKIHVEETGTTFNQNALLKAQAYYDKFKRPIMSDDSGLVVDALPNELGIYSARFGGEGYDDEGRARLLLKKMEGVPDSKRSAYFLCVLCFYINPQEIFFFEGRVNGKIALDYIGEEGFGYDPVFIPDLGPEDKTLAQLPNWKLIHSHRAVAVSKSIQFFQSIS
- a CDS encoding transposase, coding for MKITNARTEAFNNRCKLVQRRAYGFKSFGNYRLKVLNACS